One segment of Dolichospermum sp. DET69 DNA contains the following:
- a CDS encoding DUF1016 family protein, whose product MVNNLSIPEDYHHFFEELKERIRNAQVRAAMAINRELILLYWQIGADILNRQQQQRWGAKVIDNLASDLRKAFPEMKGFSSRNLKYMRSFAETYPDFEFVQEVLAQITWYHNITLIEKVKSPQERLWYARQTIEQGWSRNVLVHQIESGLYKRQGKADTNFSRMLPNPQSELAQQLFKDPYNFDFINLGKEAQERDLERALIERIRDFLLELGVGFAFVGSQYHLEVEGEDFYLDLLFYHLRLRCFVVIDLKVEAFKPEFSGKMSFYVSAVDELLKHRDDMPTIGIILCKYKKQKIVEYSLRDMNKPIGVSSYQIREGLPKRLQESLPTIEQLEAELEAVNVEVEEEL is encoded by the coding sequence ATGGTGAATAATTTATCAATTCCCGAAGATTATCATCATTTTTTTGAGGAACTTAAAGAACGCATCCGCAATGCACAAGTCCGGGCTGCAATGGCTATTAACCGCGAATTAATATTACTTTATTGGCAAATTGGAGCGGATATTTTAAATCGTCAACAGCAGCAAAGATGGGGTGCTAAAGTTATAGATAATTTAGCATCTGATTTGCGAAAAGCGTTTCCGGAAATGAAAGGTTTCTCCTCTCGTAATCTTAAATATATGCGGAGTTTTGCGGAAACTTACCCTGATTTTGAATTTGTGCAAGAGGTGCTTGCACAAATTACTTGGTATCACAATATTACCTTAATAGAAAAGGTAAAATCACCACAGGAACGTCTGTGGTATGCAAGACAAACTATTGAGCAAGGATGGAGTCGCAATGTATTAGTCCATCAGATAGAAAGTGGACTATATAAAAGGCAAGGTAAGGCTGATACTAATTTTTCTCGCATGTTGCCAAATCCCCAATCTGAACTAGCACAACAGTTATTTAAAGACCCTTATAATTTTGATTTTATTAATTTAGGAAAGGAGGCACAGGAACGAGATTTAGAGAGGGCTTTAATAGAACGTATCCGCGATTTTTTATTGGAATTGGGGGTAGGTTTTGCGTTTGTGGGTAGTCAGTATCATTTGGAGGTGGAAGGGGAAGATTTTTATTTAGATTTATTATTTTATCATTTACGGTTGCGGTGTTTTGTGGTGATTGATTTAAAGGTGGAAGCTTTTAAGCCGGAGTTTTCAGGGAAGATGAGTTTTTATGTTTCTGCTGTGGATGAGTTGCTAAAACACCGGGATGATATGCCGACTATTGGGATTATTTTATGTAAGTATAAAAAGCAGAAGATTGTTGAATATTCTTTGCGAGATATGAATAAGCCTATTGGGGTTTCTAGTTATCAAATAAGGGAGGGTTTACCAAAGAGATTGCAGGAGAGTTTACCGACTATTGAACAGTTGGAAGCTGAGTTGGAAGCGGTAAATGTGGAAGTTGAGGAGGAGTTATGA
- a CDS encoding DUF1902 domain-containing protein, translated as MQTLIRLNIEKFIEEGKEYFVATSDDLQGLVAEGKTVQEAIEIAADVAKVLLDLEKEKNHSFHFQGLPNQFEYPLTLEV; from the coding sequence ATGCAAACTCTAATTAGATTGAATATTGAAAAATTTATTGAGGAAGGAAAGGAGTATTTTGTGGCTACCAGTGATGATTTACAGGGGTTAGTTGCTGAGGGTAAAACTGTACAAGAAGCTATAGAAATCGCGGCAGATGTGGCTAAGGTTTTATTAGATTTAGAAAAAGAAAAAAATCATTCTTTTCATTTTCAAGGTTTACCTAATCAGTTTGAATATCCGCTTACTTTGGAGGTTTAA
- a CDS encoding DUF4160 domain-containing protein translates to MYYNDHPPPHFHVRYNQQKAIIDIETLSILEGKISPCILGLVIEWAAIHKTELM, encoded by the coding sequence ATGTATTATAACGACCATCCGCCCCCACACTTTCATGTCCGCTATAATCAACAAAAAGCCATAATTGATATTGAAACCCTCTCAATACTAGAAGGTAAAATTTCCCCTTGCATCTTAGGATTAGTAATAGAATGGGCAGCCATTCACAAAACAGAACTCATGTAA
- a CDS encoding DUF2442 domain-containing protein, with the protein MLKDIISVNPLEGYQLHIQFEDETQGIIDISQLIEFTGIFTSLQDLNYFQQVKVHPEWGTIYWENGADLDPDVLYSIITNQSIGTYQKVAIK; encoded by the coding sequence ATGCTCAAAGATATAATATCAGTCAACCCCTTAGAAGGTTATCAACTACATATCCAATTTGAAGACGAAACACAAGGAATTATTGATATTAGCCAACTAATAGAATTTACAGGAATCTTCACTTCTTTACAAGATTTGAATTATTTTCAGCAAGTCAAAGTTCATCCTGAATGGGGGACAATTTACTGGGAAAACGGAGCAGATTTAGACCCAGATGTTTTGTATTCTATTATCACAAATCAATCAATAGGAACATATCAAAAAGTTGCCATAAAATAA
- a CDS encoding HAD family phosphatase: MDTRAKNYLTSNQSQNEKDIKLLVLDIDGTIAGHSNTLSQTVKEVIAAVQAKGIKVAIATGRMYCSALRFHQEIGSTLPLVAYQGAWIQDPKDNKIHRHLSVSTEIAHQLLEYFEESQWRSLLSVHFYINDQLYVREITKETENYQQRCGVKAIPVGDLRQLLENHQPTKVLALCDDADLIQQLLANLRCIYQPTELYMTTSVATFLEVANTHVNKGNAVRYLAEEMLGLESHNVMTIGDNFNDVEMLDYAGISVAMGDAPAEVQAIADWVAPSVELDGAAIAIEKFLLN, translated from the coding sequence ATGGATACAAGGGCTAAAAATTATTTAACATCAAATCAGAGTCAAAATGAAAAAGATATTAAACTGTTGGTTTTAGATATAGACGGGACAATTGCTGGACATTCCAATACTCTCAGTCAGACTGTCAAGGAAGTTATTGCTGCGGTACAAGCAAAAGGAATTAAAGTCGCTATAGCTACGGGAAGGATGTATTGTTCAGCTTTGCGATTTCATCAGGAAATTGGCTCTACGCTGCCTTTAGTAGCTTATCAGGGGGCTTGGATTCAAGATCCCAAGGATAACAAAATTCACCGTCATTTATCTGTATCTACGGAAATTGCCCACCAACTACTAGAATACTTTGAAGAGTCGCAATGGCGATCGCTTCTCTCAGTTCATTTTTACATCAATGACCAACTTTATGTGCGGGAAATCACGAAAGAAACGGAAAATTATCAACAACGCTGTGGTGTGAAAGCTATTCCCGTCGGTGATTTACGTCAATTATTAGAGAATCATCAGCCTACAAAAGTTTTAGCATTATGTGATGACGCAGATTTAATTCAACAACTTTTGGCTAATTTACGCTGTATATATCAACCAACAGAGTTATATATGACAACATCCGTCGCTACTTTCTTAGAAGTAGCTAATACTCATGTTAATAAAGGTAATGCTGTCCGTTATCTAGCTGAAGAAATGCTAGGTTTAGAAAGTCATAATGTAATGACTATTGGTGATAATTTCAATGATGTGGAAATGCTGGACTATGCTGGTATTAGTGTTGCAATGGGTGATGCCCCAGCAGAAGTGCAAGCGATCGCTGATTGGGTAGCACCTAGTGTAGAGTTAGATGGTGCAGCCATAGCAATAGAAAAATTCTTGCTTAATTAA
- a CDS encoding anticodon-binding protein yields the protein MSYRLQFERDKAIKQLINRYLVSSFGIFTSNEEITSIKGIKVPLYQGGYNQKILYISGVAMRISKSQNSPVMEVAGAIAGYLAQNSASLFRVKVTPPGEIYIELIDSTLAAWLHSLTVATKTRYLVNSFLHDQSPTSLNSLKIFTIQYAHARCHSLIRLGHQEGLIELDRTDIQSFISVNSIPWLNDDQKLRLNHPDETFLIHQLVKVVDDLVCADSSSINWEKAGENLSQAFEKFWCNCRIWGEVKINSPALAQARLGLLIATQLVLRSVLEDKLGVVAPLEL from the coding sequence GTGTCTTATAGACTACAATTTGAACGTGACAAGGCAATTAAACAGTTAATAAACAGATATTTAGTGTCTTCCTTCGGTATTTTTACCAGTAATGAGGAAATTACAAGCATAAAAGGGATAAAAGTTCCTCTCTACCAAGGAGGATATAATCAAAAAATTTTATATATCTCTGGTGTGGCTATGAGAATATCAAAATCTCAGAATTCACCAGTTATGGAAGTTGCTGGAGCAATCGCAGGGTATTTAGCTCAAAATAGTGCTAGTTTATTTAGAGTCAAAGTGACTCCCCCAGGTGAGATTTATATAGAACTCATTGACTCTACGTTAGCGGCTTGGTTACACAGTCTCACAGTTGCCACAAAAACTAGATACTTGGTAAATAGTTTTCTTCATGACCAATCACCAACTTCATTAAATTCACTAAAAATTTTTACAATTCAATACGCTCATGCAAGATGCCACTCTTTGATACGGCTAGGACACCAGGAAGGATTAATTGAACTTGATAGGACAGATATTCAAAGTTTTATATCCGTCAACTCTATACCCTGGCTGAATGATGATCAAAAACTTCGTCTTAATCATCCTGATGAAACTTTTCTCATTCATCAATTAGTCAAAGTGGTGGATGATTTAGTTTGTGCGGATAGTAGTTCTATTAACTGGGAAAAAGCAGGTGAAAACTTGAGTCAAGCTTTTGAGAAGTTCTGGTGTAATTGTCGGATTTGGGGGGAAGTGAAAATCAATTCACCGGCATTAGCTCAAGCTAGATTGGGATTGCTGATAGCGACTCAGTTGGTTTTAAGGTCTGTGTTAGAAGACAAATTGGGAGTTGTTGCACCTTTAGAACTTTAA
- a CDS encoding Crp/Fnr family transcriptional regulator — MQSQSSFSEASRPFLTWQRILDWAQEHYRCRTFSKDERIPARPGLLYLVQRGAIRMVGTAQVSATASQLTSRRINRTPEEAFLGFVGAGQPFEIVAQSPFTLQSYAHVDQTAVLWMYWHDLDNWPHFRREVMDAFRYQHQRKLLWLSALGQRRTIDRLLGFLTLLIEEYGEPSMSDTDPDVIRGYCLPFPLTHAQIGSAIGSTRVTVTRLMGKLRQRGLILTQGDNLICLPAESINRTS; from the coding sequence ATGCAATCTCAATCTTCCTTTTCCGAAGCTTCACGTCCTTTCTTAACTTGGCAACGTATTCTTGACTGGGCCCAAGAACACTACCGCTGCCGCACCTTCAGTAAAGATGAGCGCATTCCAGCTAGACCTGGCTTGCTCTATTTAGTCCAAAGAGGTGCTATCCGCATGGTAGGAACAGCCCAAGTTAGTGCTACTGCTAGTCAGTTAACATCTAGACGCATTAACAGAACTCCAGAAGAAGCTTTCTTGGGTTTTGTGGGAGCAGGACAACCCTTTGAAATTGTTGCTCAATCTCCATTCACACTCCAGTCCTACGCCCACGTTGACCAAACAGCGGTTCTGTGGATGTACTGGCATGACCTAGACAACTGGCCTCACTTCCGCCGCGAAGTTATGGATGCTTTTAGATATCAGCATCAACGCAAGTTACTCTGGTTGAGTGCTTTGGGACAACGCCGCACAATTGACCGTCTCTTAGGATTTCTTACCTTACTGATTGAGGAATATGGAGAGCCTTCCATGAGTGACACCGATCCTGATGTCATTCGTGGTTATTGCTTACCCTTCCCCCTTACCCATGCCCAAATTGGCAGCGCCATTGGTTCAACCCGTGTTACTGTCACTCGTTTAATGGGTAAATTACGTCAACGTGGTTTAATCCTTACCCAAGGAGATAATTTGATTTGCCTACCTGCTGAATCTATCAATAGAACCAGCTAG
- a CDS encoding amino acid ABC transporter substrate-binding protein, which produces MLQKEVKVLLLSLLVTSGLIGIGLWLFMPHLPEITGVKPSEDNGLNNKNQSITERISFGEKSLTPGEISPAKKNGIQALANKNYDQAIANFTASLKLKPNDPEALIYLNNARIEYGKSYTIVASVPLGTDPNAALEILRGIAQAQNEINTAGEINGVSLKVGIANDDDNPKIAQEIAANLVKNPEVLGIVGPTASDVTLAAGAVYTSGELVAISPTSTSVKLSNFSRYVFRTVPSDFMAARTLANYMIKTLQKKKAAVFFNSQSNYSQSLKAEFVSSVTLEGGQVVNEFDLSKPDFSAAKSLEQAIAGGTEVLMLATNNETLDKGMQVVQANQKRLTLLGGDDVYSLKTLEVGREQAMGMVIAVPWHIEADSQSDFPKKSRQLWGGDVSWRTALAYDATKAFIAALATNPTRSGIQQTLLSSEFSATGASGAIRFLPSGDRNAPVQLVKIVPGNRSRVGYDFEPILKK; this is translated from the coding sequence ATGTTGCAAAAAGAAGTCAAGGTATTACTTTTATCTCTATTAGTGACAAGTGGATTAATTGGTATTGGTTTATGGTTATTTATGCCTCATCTTCCTGAAATTACTGGTGTAAAACCCTCAGAAGATAATGGACTTAATAACAAGAATCAATCAATTACCGAACGCATTAGTTTTGGTGAAAAATCCTTAACCCCTGGAGAAATATCTCCAGCTAAAAAAAATGGTATTCAGGCTTTAGCTAATAAAAATTATGATCAAGCGATCGCTAATTTTACAGCATCACTAAAACTCAAACCAAATGATCCAGAAGCACTGATATATCTGAATAATGCCAGGATTGAATATGGCAAAAGTTATACCATTGTTGCATCAGTTCCATTAGGAACAGACCCCAATGCTGCGTTAGAAATTCTCCGGGGTATTGCACAAGCTCAAAATGAAATTAACACTGCTGGGGAAATTAACGGAGTTAGCTTAAAAGTAGGCATAGCTAACGATGATGATAATCCAAAAATAGCTCAAGAAATTGCTGCTAACCTAGTCAAAAATCCAGAAGTATTGGGTATAGTCGGTCCAACTGCAAGTGATGTCACCTTAGCTGCCGGTGCTGTTTATACCTCTGGAGAACTTGTAGCTATTTCTCCTACCAGCACTTCCGTAAAACTTTCTAACTTTAGCCGCTATGTTTTTCGTACAGTTCCCAGTGATTTTATGGCTGCGAGAACCTTAGCTAATTACATGATTAAAACCTTGCAGAAAAAAAAAGCAGCGGTTTTCTTTAATTCCCAAAGTAACTATAGTCAATCCCTTAAAGCTGAATTCGTTTCTTCTGTAACTTTAGAAGGTGGACAAGTAGTCAACGAATTTGATTTATCTAAACCAGATTTTAGTGCCGCAAAAAGTTTAGAACAGGCAATTGCTGGAGGGACAGAGGTGTTGATGTTAGCAACTAATAACGAAACTTTAGATAAAGGTATGCAAGTAGTCCAAGCGAATCAGAAACGCTTAACTTTACTTGGAGGTGATGACGTTTATAGCCTCAAAACTTTAGAAGTTGGCAGAGAACAAGCAATGGGAATGGTAATAGCAGTTCCCTGGCATATTGAAGCTGATTCTCAGTCAGATTTCCCCAAAAAATCCCGGCAGTTATGGGGTGGTGATGTCAGTTGGCGGACTGCCCTCGCTTATGATGCTACAAAAGCCTTTATTGCTGCATTAGCAACTAATCCTACCCGTTCTGGAATTCAACAAACACTGCTTTCATCAGAGTTTTCCGCTACTGGTGCTTCTGGTGCAATTCGCTTTTTACCGTCTGGAGATAGAAACGCCCCAGTCCAACTTGTAAAAATAGTTCCCGGTAATCGCTCTCGTGTTGGGTATGACTTTGAGCCGATTTTGAAAAAATAG
- a CDS encoding LysR family transcriptional regulator, whose translation MSDLPFTLDQLRILKAIAQEGSFKRAADSLYVSQPAVSLQVQNLERQLDVPLFDRGGRRAQLTEAGHLLLNYGDKILSLCQETCRAIEDLQNLQGGTLIVGASQTTGTYLLPKMIGLFRQKYPEVAVQLHVHSTRRTAWSVSNGQVDLAIIGGEIPTELGESLEIVPYAEDELALILPTSHPFAKLDTIQKEDLYKLQFIALDSQSTIRKVIDQVLTRCDIDTRRFKFEMELNSIEAIKNAVQSGLGAAFVSTSAIAKELQMGVLHRTPIEGVVVKRTLWLIFNPNRYRSKAAEAFSKEILPQFANPGWTQEMLKLSQMNLVVNNTLDIATPNSADVR comes from the coding sequence ATGTCTGACCTTCCTTTTACTTTAGATCAGTTACGGATTCTCAAAGCGATCGCCCAAGAAGGGAGTTTTAAACGGGCTGCTGATAGCCTTTATGTCTCCCAACCCGCTGTCAGTTTGCAAGTTCAAAACCTGGAACGACAACTGGATGTTCCCCTCTTTGATAGGGGAGGCCGTCGCGCTCAATTAACTGAAGCTGGACATCTCCTGCTCAACTATGGAGACAAAATCCTCAGTTTATGTCAGGAAACCTGCCGGGCTATTGAGGATTTACAAAATCTTCAAGGAGGGACATTAATTGTTGGTGCGTCCCAAACTACCGGTACTTATCTGCTGCCAAAAATGATTGGCTTATTTCGCCAAAAATATCCAGAAGTAGCCGTGCAATTACACGTCCATTCCACCCGTCGCACGGCTTGGAGTGTATCTAATGGACAGGTTGATCTGGCGATTATTGGTGGGGAAATTCCCACTGAATTAGGTGAATCTTTAGAAATTGTTCCCTACGCTGAAGATGAATTGGCACTTATCTTACCTACGTCCCATCCCTTTGCCAAATTAGATACAATCCAAAAAGAAGACCTATATAAACTACAATTCATTGCTCTCGACTCCCAATCAACTATCCGCAAAGTCATTGATCAGGTTTTAACCCGCTGTGATATTGACACCAGACGGTTTAAGTTTGAAATGGAACTAAATTCCATAGAAGCTATTAAAAACGCTGTTCAATCAGGTTTGGGTGCTGCATTTGTGTCTACTTCAGCGATCGCTAAAGAATTACAAATGGGTGTTCTTCATCGTACCCCCATCGAAGGAGTCGTGGTGAAGCGCACACTCTGGTTAATATTTAATCCCAACCGTTATAGATCCAAAGCCGCAGAAGCCTTTAGTAAAGAAATCTTACCTCAGTTTGCTAACCCTGGCTGGACTCAGGAGATGTTGAAATTATCACAAATGAATCTAGTGGTAAATAATACATTAGACATAGCAACACCTAACTCTGCTGATGTCAGATAA